One window of the Chryseobacterium sp. CY350 genome contains the following:
- the rpsH gene encoding 30S ribosomal protein S8, with protein MVTDPISDFLTRVRNAQSAGHKVVEIPASKIKKELTKILFDQGYILNYKFEDNAVQGTIKIALKYDKQTNKPAIKSIQRASRPGLRQYKGSAELPRVLNGLGVAIISTSRGVMTDKKAREEKVGGEVICYVY; from the coding sequence ATGGTAACAGATCCAATTTCAGATTTCCTAACAAGAGTAAGGAACGCACAAAGCGCAGGCCACAAGGTGGTGGAAATTCCTGCATCGAAAATCAAAAAGGAGCTTACGAAAATCTTATTTGATCAAGGGTATATCTTAAACTATAAGTTTGAAGATAACGCTGTTCAAGGGACAATCAAGATCGCTCTTAAGTATGACAAGCAAACAAACAAGCCTGCAATCAAATCTATCCAGAGAGCTTCAAGACCAGGTCTAAGACAATACAAAGGTTCTGCGGAACTTCCAAGAGTATTGAACGGTTTGGGTGTAGCAATTATCTCAACTTCTAGAGGAGTAATGACAGATAAGAAAGCTAGAGAAGAAAAAGTAGGCGGTGAAGTAATCTGCTATGTTTATTAA
- the rplF gene encoding 50S ribosomal protein L6 encodes MSRIGKAIITIPAGVTVSEKDGVVTVKGPKGELTQELTDGITLEQEDGVLTFSRPSDSKQHRALHGLYRALINNMIIGTAEGFTKKLELVGVGYRASHSGQKLELALGFSHGIVLELPKEVIIDTLTEKGKNPIITLTSHDKQLLGMVSAKIRSFRKPEPYKGKGVRFVGENVRRKAGKSA; translated from the coding sequence ATGTCAAGAATTGGTAAAGCAATTATAACAATTCCAGCTGGAGTTACTGTCTCTGAAAAAGATGGCGTTGTAACTGTAAAAGGTCCTAAAGGAGAACTTACTCAGGAGCTTACAGACGGAATTACTTTAGAACAAGAAGATGGTGTGCTTACATTCAGCAGACCGTCTGATTCTAAACAACACAGAGCGCTTCACGGTTTGTACCGAGCGTTGATCAACAACATGATTATTGGAACTGCTGAAGGTTTCACTAAAAAGTTGGAACTAGTGGGAGTAGGATACAGAGCTTCTCACTCAGGTCAAAAACTTGAGTTAGCTTTAGGTTTCTCTCACGGTATCGTTTTAGAACTTCCAAAAGAAGTAATTATCGATACATTGACTGAAAAAGGTAAAAACCCAATTATTACTTTAACGTCTCATGACAAGCAACTTCTAGGAATGGTTTCTGCAAAGATCCGTTCGTTCAGAAAGCCTGAGCCATACAAAGGAAAAGGTGTAAGATTCGTAGGAGAAAATGTTAGACGTAAAGCTGGTAAATCTGCTTAA
- the rplR gene encoding 50S ribosomal protein L18, with amino-acid sequence MALSKLEKRIRIKRRVRGKISGSSELPRLSVYKSNKEIYAQLIDDKDGKTLASASSREKGVDAKGTKSEISAAVGKAIAAKAIAAGIEAIVFDRNGFVYHGRVKALADGAREGGLKF; translated from the coding sequence ATGGCACTAAGTAAATTAGAAAAAAGAATAAGAATCAAAAGAAGAGTAAGAGGGAAAATCTCTGGATCTTCTGAATTGCCAAGATTATCTGTATACAAGAGTAATAAGGAAATTTACGCTCAGTTAATAGACGATAAAGATGGTAAAACTTTGGCTTCAGCTTCTTCGAGAGAAAAAGGTGTAGATGCTAAAGGTACTAAAAGTGAAATTTCTGCTGCTGTAGGTAAAGCTATTGCTGCTAAAGCTATTGCTGCTGGAATTGAAGCTATTGTATTTGATAGAAACGGTTTCGTATATCACGGTAGAGTTAAGGCTCTAGCTGATGGTGCGAGAGAAGGAGGACTTAAATTCTAA
- the rpsE gene encoding 30S ribosomal protein S5: protein MLGLDNIERVKPGGLELKDRLVSVNRVTKVTKGGRAFGFSAIVVVGDEAGTIGFGLGKSKEVASAIAKAVEDAKKNLVKVPVMNHTIPHQTTARYGGADIFLRPASHGTGLIAGGAVRAVLESAGIHDILSKSKGSSNPHNVVKATFKALLDIRRPEEIARMRGVSLSKVFNG, encoded by the coding sequence ATGTTAGGACTAGATAATATAGAAAGAGTAAAACCGGGAGGATTAGAATTAAAAGATCGTCTCGTATCCGTAAACAGGGTAACAAAAGTAACTAAAGGAGGTAGAGCTTTCGGATTTTCTGCAATTGTTGTTGTAGGAGACGAAGCTGGAACTATCGGTTTTGGTTTGGGAAAATCTAAGGAAGTTGCTTCTGCTATTGCTAAGGCTGTAGAAGATGCTAAGAAAAACTTAGTAAAAGTTCCTGTAATGAATCACACAATTCCTCACCAGACAACTGCTAGATACGGTGGTGCAGATATCTTCTTGAGACCTGCTTCTCACGGTACAGGTCTTATTGCCGGTGGTGCAGTAAGAGCGGTATTGGAGTCTGCTGGTATTCATGATATCCTTTCAAAATCTAAAGGATCTTCAAACCCTCATAATGTGGTAAAGGCAACTTTCAAAGCATTGTTAGACATTAGAAGACCAGAAGAAATTGCAAGAATGAGAGGAGTTTCTCTAAGTAAAGTGTTTAACGGTTAA
- the rpmD gene encoding 50S ribosomal protein L30, which translates to MATIKVKQVRSAIGRTKTQKRTLEALGFKKLHQVVEHEATPSILGMVAAVSHLLEVQK; encoded by the coding sequence ATGGCAACAATTAAAGTAAAACAAGTAAGAAGCGCTATTGGTAGAACAAAAACCCAAAAGAGAACGCTTGAAGCATTAGGATTTAAGAAACTTCACCAAGTTGTAGAGCACGAAGCTACTCCTTCTATTTTAGGAATGGTAGCTGCAGTTAGTCACTTACTTGAAGTTCAAAAATAA
- the rplO gene encoding 50S ribosomal protein L15, with protein sequence MNLNNIRPAAGSTFSSKRIGRGQGSGRGGTSTKGHKGQKARAGYSQKIGFEGGQMPLQRRLPKFGFKNVNRKEYRAINLDDIQNLIDTKSLTGDITKEVLVQNGLATKNEIVKIMGRGELKSAVSISADKFTKSAEELISKVGGKAITL encoded by the coding sequence ATGAATTTAAACAACATAAGACCTGCTGCAGGTTCTACTTTTAGTTCAAAAAGAATTGGTAGAGGGCAAGGTAGTGGAAGAGGTGGTACATCTACTAAAGGTCACAAGGGTCAGAAAGCAAGAGCTGGTTATTCTCAGAAGATCGGTTTCGAAGGTGGACAGATGCCTTTACAAAGAAGATTACCTAAATTCGGTTTCAAAAACGTAAACAGAAAAGAATATAGAGCAATCAACCTGGATGATATTCAAAACTTAATTGATACTAAATCTTTAACAGGAGATATTACAAAAGAAGTTTTGGTACAAAACGGTTTGGCTACTAAGAACGAAATAGTGAAAATTATGGGTAGAGGAGAATTGAAATCTGCGGTTTCAATTTCTGCTGACAAATTCACTAAATCTGCTGAAGAGCTTATCTCTAAAGTAGGTGGAAAAGCAATTACCTTATAA
- the secY gene encoding preprotein translocase subunit SecY, translated as MKEFIQTLKNIWSLKELRDKILFTLGIILVYRFASFISLPAINLAEVGDLLEHYKDQGGNKQGAGLLGLLSSFTGGAFSHASVMALGIMPYISASIIVQLMGMAIPYLQKLQKDGESGRNTLNQITRWLTIGVCLVQAPSYLTSITQLFLPYAQFQSAYLIDPNSFMFWFPSIVILVAGSVFAMWLGEKITDKGIGNGISILIMVGILSRLPEAFVQEIAVQNGKGGLGSIMILIEVIFWMLVVLLAVVLSVAVRKIPIQYVSRAQARGGVNKNLMQGARQWIPLKVNAAGVMPIIFAQALMFVPGLLTKFDESNTFLAGFKNVFSWQYNVLFALLIIIFSFFYTAITIPVNQMADDLKRNGGLVPKVRPGKETADYLDDILSKITLPGAIFLSIFAVLPAIVHGSLVQTDAFALFFGGTSLLIMVGVVLDTVQQINTYLLNHHYDGLMQSKLSRSTGY; from the coding sequence ATGAAAGAATTTATACAAACCCTTAAGAATATTTGGAGCCTTAAAGAACTTAGAGATAAAATTCTCTTTACTTTGGGTATTATCCTTGTGTATAGATTCGCATCTTTCATCTCTTTACCTGCAATTAATCTTGCAGAAGTGGGAGATCTCTTAGAGCATTATAAAGATCAAGGCGGTAACAAGCAAGGAGCAGGTCTCCTTGGCTTGCTTTCGTCGTTTACAGGAGGTGCATTTAGTCACGCTTCAGTAATGGCGTTAGGTATCATGCCTTACATTTCTGCTTCTATTATTGTTCAGTTGATGGGGATGGCAATTCCTTATCTTCAGAAGCTTCAAAAAGACGGAGAGTCCGGTAGAAACACATTAAATCAGATTACCAGATGGTTAACAATTGGAGTTTGTCTTGTACAGGCGCCTTCTTATTTAACATCTATTACTCAGCTGTTTTTACCATATGCTCAATTCCAGTCTGCATATCTTATCGATCCAAACTCATTTATGTTCTGGTTCCCAAGTATTGTAATCTTGGTGGCAGGTTCTGTATTTGCGATGTGGCTAGGTGAAAAAATTACCGATAAAGGTATTGGAAATGGTATTTCTATCCTTATTATGGTAGGTATTTTATCTAGATTACCAGAAGCATTCGTACAGGAAATTGCTGTACAGAACGGAAAAGGAGGTTTAGGATCAATCATGATTTTGATTGAAGTGATATTCTGGATGTTGGTGGTTCTTTTAGCGGTGGTATTATCTGTTGCTGTAAGAAAAATACCTATTCAGTATGTAAGCAGAGCTCAGGCAAGAGGAGGTGTAAATAAAAATCTTATGCAGGGAGCAAGACAGTGGATTCCATTGAAAGTAAATGCAGCTGGTGTAATGCCAATCATTTTTGCTCAGGCATTGATGTTTGTACCCGGCTTATTGACAAAATTTGATGAGTCGAACACTTTTCTTGCAGGTTTCAAGAATGTTTTTAGCTGGCAGTACAATGTATTGTTTGCGCTATTAATTATTATCTTTTCATTTTTCTATACCGCAATTACAATTCCGGTAAACCAAATGGCTGATGATTTAAAGAGAAACGGAGGTTTGGTACCAAAGGTAAGACCTGGTAAAGAGACAGCTGATTACTTAGATGACATTTTATCAAAAATTACCTTGCCAGGTGCAATATTTTTATCTATCTTTGCAGTCCTTCCAGCAATAGTGCATGGAAGTCTTGTTCAGACAGATGCGTTCGCCTTATTTTTTGGGGGAACTTCGTTGCTAATTATGGTTGGGGTGGTACTAGATACTGTTCAACAGATTAACACTTATCTGCTGAATCATCATTATGATGGCTTAATGCAGTCTAAATTATCAAGATCGACTGGATATTAA
- the infA gene encoding translation initiation factor IF-1, translating to MAKQKHIEQDGVITEALSNAQFRVELENGHILIAHISGKMRMHYIKLLPGDKVKLEMSPYDLTKGRITFRY from the coding sequence ATGGCAAAACAGAAACATATTGAACAGGATGGCGTTATTACGGAAGCACTTTCGAACGCGCAGTTCCGTGTAGAGCTAGAAAATGGGCATATACTTATCGCTCATATTTCTGGTAAAATGAGAATGCATTATATTAAACTTTTACCTGGTGATAAGGTAAAACTAGAAATGTCTCCCTACGATTTAACAAAAGGGAGAATTACATTTAGATATTAA
- the rpmJ gene encoding 50S ribosomal protein L36, which yields MKVRASIKKRSADCKIVRRKGVLFVINKKNPKFKQRQG from the coding sequence ATGAAAGTTAGAGCATCAATTAAAAAAAGAAGTGCTGATTGCAAAATCGTTCGCAGAAAAGGCGTTCTATTTGTAATCAACAAGAAGAACCCAAAATTTAAACAAAGACAAGGCTAA
- the rpsM gene encoding 30S ribosomal protein S13, with translation MARISGIDLPKNKRGVIGLTYIYGIGRSTSSEILKNAGISEDKKVNEWNDDELAAIRNYITENIKVEGELRSEVQLNIKRLMDIGCQRGIRHRLGLPLRGQRTKNNSRTRKGKRKTVANKKKASK, from the coding sequence ATGGCGAGAATTTCAGGTATTGATTTACCAAAAAACAAAAGAGGTGTTATCGGTTTAACTTACATCTACGGAATTGGAAGAAGTACTTCTTCAGAAATCCTTAAGAACGCCGGTATCAGCGAAGATAAGAAAGTCAACGAATGGAATGACGATGAATTGGCTGCAATCAGAAATTACATCACTGAAAACATTAAAGTGGAAGGTGAGCTTAGATCTGAAGTGCAATTGAACATTAAGCGATTAATGGACATAGGATGCCAACGAGGAATACGTCACAGACTAGGACTACCTTTAAGAGGCCAGAGAACGAAAAACAACTCGAGAACCCGTAAAGGAAAGAGAAAAACAGTTGCTAACAAGAAAAAAGCAAGTAAATAA
- the rpsK gene encoding 30S ribosomal protein S11, giving the protein MAKQSKVVKKRKVKVEAIGEAHIQASFNNIIISLTNKNGEVISWASAGKMGFRGSKKNTPFAAQMAAENCSNVAHEAGLRRVKVYVKGPGAGRESAIRTIHNSGIEVSEIIDVTPMPHNGCRPPKRRRV; this is encoded by the coding sequence ATGGCAAAACAAAGTAAAGTAGTTAAAAAAAGAAAAGTAAAAGTTGAAGCTATTGGTGAAGCGCATATTCAAGCTTCTTTCAATAACATCATCATTTCTTTAACAAATAAAAACGGAGAGGTTATCTCTTGGGCATCTGCCGGTAAAATGGGTTTCAGAGGTTCTAAAAAGAACACTCCTTTTGCTGCTCAAATGGCAGCTGAGAATTGCTCTAACGTAGCTCACGAAGCTGGTTTAAGAAGAGTAAAGGTGTATGTGAAGGGTCCAGGTGCAGGTAGAGAATCTGCTATCAGAACTATTCACAATTCAGGTATCGAGGTGAGCGAAATTATTGACGTTACTCCTATGCCGCACAATGGATGTAGACCACCAAAAAGAAGAAGAGTTTAA
- the rpsD gene encoding 30S ribosomal protein S4 gives MARYIGPKTKIARKFGAAIYGDDKNFEKRKNQPPGQHGVNKRRGAKKSEYAVQLMEKQKAKYTYGILERQFANLFEKAHRSKGVTGEVLLQLCESRLDNVVYRLGFAKTRAGARQLTSHRHITVNGEILNIPSYLVKAGDVIAVREKSKSLEVITDSLASKANYEWLQFNDEKKQGTFVSAPERIQIPEDIKEQLIVELYSK, from the coding sequence ATGGCAAGATATATTGGACCAAAAACTAAGATTGCTAGAAAGTTTGGAGCTGCAATCTACGGAGACGATAAGAACTTCGAAAAAAGAAAAAACCAACCGCCAGGACAACATGGTGTTAACAAAAGAAGAGGAGCAAAGAAATCTGAATACGCTGTCCAGTTAATGGAAAAGCAAAAAGCTAAATATACTTATGGTATTTTAGAAAGACAGTTTGCTAACTTATTTGAAAAAGCACACAGAAGTAAAGGTGTAACAGGTGAAGTATTATTACAGCTTTGCGAATCAAGATTGGATAACGTTGTTTACAGATTAGGTTTTGCTAAAACTAGAGCTGGAGCAAGACAGTTGACTTCTCACAGACACATCACAGTGAATGGTGAGATCCTTAACATTCCTTCTTATTTGGTAAAAGCAGGTGATGTAATCGCTGTAAGAGAGAAATCAAAATCTCTTGAAGTAATTACTGATTCTTTAGCTTCTAAAGCAAATTACGAGTGGTTACAATTCAACGATGAGAAAAAGCAAGGTACTTTCGTATCTGCTCCAGAGAGAATCCAAATTCCGGAAGACATCAAGGAACAGCTTATCGTCGAACTTTACTCTAAATAA
- a CDS encoding DNA-directed RNA polymerase subunit alpha: MAILQFIKPDKVILLNSDEFKGQFEFRPLEPGFGLTIGNALRRVLLSSLEGYAISSIKIEGVEHEFSTIPGVIEDVTEIILNLKQVRLKATAENQTNEQVVAKVSGQTVITAGDLGKSISGFEILNPELMICNLNSDVTFEITFNIEKGRGYVPSDLNKTNNAPVGTIAIDSIFTPIKKVQYSIENYRVEQKTDYEKLVLDIETDGSISPQNALTEASKILIYHFMLFSDERITLETEAVKASIQYDEETLHTRQLLKSKLADMDLSVRALNCLKAAEVETLGELVSYSKSDLMKFRNFGKKSLTELEELVHSKGLNFGFDVAKYKLDADN; encoded by the coding sequence ATGGCAATTTTACAATTCATAAAACCCGATAAAGTAATTCTACTTAACTCTGATGAATTTAAAGGTCAATTCGAATTCAGACCTTTAGAACCAGGTTTCGGGCTTACAATCGGTAATGCTTTGAGAAGAGTGTTGCTTTCTTCTCTGGAAGGATATGCTATTTCATCTATCAAAATAGAAGGTGTAGAGCACGAATTTTCAACGATTCCGGGAGTAATAGAAGACGTTACCGAAATTATTCTTAACCTTAAGCAGGTGAGATTAAAAGCTACGGCAGAAAACCAGACAAATGAGCAGGTTGTTGCCAAAGTTTCCGGTCAAACTGTAATTACTGCTGGAGATTTAGGGAAGTCGATCAGCGGTTTTGAGATTCTTAATCCAGAATTGATGATCTGTAACCTAAACTCAGATGTAACTTTCGAAATTACGTTTAATATAGAAAAGGGAAGAGGGTATGTACCTTCTGATCTTAACAAGACAAACAATGCGCCTGTAGGTACTATTGCTATCGATTCTATTTTTACGCCAATTAAAAAAGTGCAGTACAGCATTGAAAATTATCGTGTAGAGCAAAAGACAGACTACGAAAAATTAGTATTAGATATTGAAACTGATGGTTCTATAAGCCCTCAGAATGCTTTAACTGAAGCTTCAAAGATATTGATTTATCACTTCATGTTATTCTCTGATGAGAGGATCACTTTGGAAACTGAAGCTGTAAAAGCATCTATCCAATACGATGAAGAAACTCTTCACACTAGACAACTTCTTAAGTCTAAATTAGCAGATATGGATCTTTCTGTAAGAGCCCTTAACTGCTTGAAAGCTGCTGAAGTTGAAACATTGGGAGAATTGGTTTCTTACAGTAAGTCTGATTTGATGAAATTCAGAAATTTTGGTAAAAAATCTTTGACAGAACTAGAAGAATTAGTGCATTCAAAAGGTCTTAACTTCGGTTTCGACGTTGCAAAATATAAATTAGACGCTGATAATTAA
- the rplQ gene encoding 50S ribosomal protein L17 yields MRHGKKFNHLGRTASHRSALLSNMACSLIEHKRINTTVAKAKALRVYVEPLLTKAKEDTTHNRRIVFSYLQSKEAVTELFRTVAPKIAERNGGYTRIIKTGFRQGDAADTALIELVDFNELYNPNAEEKKTTRRSRRSASTAKVAVEAPAVEEKVEEPKAETTDSTEEKAGE; encoded by the coding sequence ATGAGACACGGTAAAAAATTCAATCACTTAGGAAGAACAGCTTCTCACAGAAGCGCGTTACTTTCTAATATGGCTTGTTCTCTAATTGAGCATAAAAGAATCAACACTACTGTAGCTAAAGCGAAAGCTTTAAGAGTATATGTTGAACCTCTATTAACTAAAGCAAAAGAAGATACTACACACAACAGAAGAATTGTTTTTTCATATCTTCAAAGTAAAGAAGCGGTTACTGAACTTTTCAGAACTGTAGCTCCGAAAATCGCTGAAAGAAACGGTGGTTATACGAGAATCATCAAGACTGGTTTCAGACAAGGTGATGCTGCAGATACTGCTCTTATTGAGTTAGTTGATTTTAATGAGCTTTATAATCCTAATGCTGAGGAGAAAAAGACGACAAGAAGAAGTAGAAGATCTGCTTCTACTGCAAAAGTAGCTGTTGAAGCTCCTGCAGTAGAAGAAAAAGTTGAAGAGCCTAAGGCAGAAACAACTGATTCTACTGAAGAAAAAGCTGGTGAATAA
- a CDS encoding response regulator transcription factor, with protein MKSSDMSISIAIVEDEKNYNNALKKVVDYQTDMKVIAQFFDGNTALKSLSDYSPDVVMMDIQLQDMLGIDIIVKLKMKMPNTQFIMCTSFENDEMIFNSLKAGAMGYLIKGESMDKILTSIRDVYNGGAPMSFSIARRVLTHFERKIIEVKNFEELTKRETEIVELLSQGLLYKEIADKIFISIDTVKKHVGNIYRKLHVNNKVEAINKFNHFKN; from the coding sequence ATGAAATCATCAGACATGAGCATTTCTATAGCCATAGTAGAAGACGAAAAGAACTACAACAATGCGTTGAAGAAAGTGGTCGATTACCAAACAGATATGAAGGTAATCGCACAGTTCTTTGACGGAAATACTGCGCTCAAAAGTTTATCAGATTATTCTCCCGATGTTGTGATGATGGATATCCAACTTCAGGATATGCTTGGCATTGACATTATTGTAAAGTTGAAAATGAAGATGCCAAATACTCAATTTATCATGTGTACAAGCTTTGAAAATGACGAAATGATATTTAATTCCCTAAAAGCCGGTGCAATGGGATATTTAATCAAAGGCGAAAGTATGGATAAAATTCTAACATCAATCCGGGATGTTTATAATGGTGGTGCTCCTATGAGTTTTTCAATTGCAAGAAGAGTTTTAACTCATTTTGAAAGGAAAATAATTGAAGTTAAAAATTTCGAAGAGCTTACAAAACGTGAAACCGAAATTGTAGAACTATTATCTCAGGGACTTTTATACAAAGAAATTGCAGATAAAATATTTATCAGTATAGATACCGTAAAAAAACACGTAGGAAACATCTACAGAAAGCTTCATGTAAATAACAAAGTGGAAGCTATTAATAAATTTAACCATTTTAAAAACTAA
- a CDS encoding sensor histidine kinase — protein sequence MKELPFEIKLTYTIAMIVMIFFIGFIIFIILMYNKKQLLYIKEKQLQESEYQNQLLQKELEKQKSIEKERERISHDMHDDLGAGISAIKLQAEFLKQKAEDEDLKTDISELLKTSEEMNISMREMLWSLHSENDTVQSFVDYSKIYAEGFLKKTELELKFVNDVKNPVLPISTELRRNMFLCLKESLNNAYKYSGGNQLEISFRLNDGLFIMEIADNGKGFRKENVCGNGLRNMERRMKESSGSFEIISGEKGTSVYCKISV from the coding sequence ATGAAAGAACTTCCTTTTGAAATAAAACTTACATATACCATTGCAATGATTGTGATGATATTTTTTATTGGCTTCATAATTTTTATAATTCTTATGTACAACAAAAAACAACTGTTATACATAAAAGAAAAACAACTCCAAGAATCAGAATACCAAAACCAACTCCTCCAAAAAGAACTCGAAAAGCAAAAATCAATAGAAAAAGAGCGTGAACGAATTTCTCACGATATGCACGATGATCTTGGGGCAGGGATTTCCGCAATAAAACTTCAGGCAGAATTTCTGAAACAAAAGGCTGAAGATGAAGATTTGAAAACGGATATCAGCGAACTTCTGAAAACTTCCGAAGAAATGAATATTTCTATGCGCGAAATGCTTTGGAGTTTACATTCTGAAAATGATACCGTCCAAAGCTTTGTAGATTATTCTAAAATTTATGCGGAAGGCTTTTTGAAGAAGACAGAGTTGGAATTAAAGTTTGTAAACGATGTGAAAAACCCCGTTCTCCCAATATCTACAGAACTTAGAAGAAATATGTTTCTTTGTCTCAAAGAGTCACTCAATAACGCGTATAAGTATTCGGGCGGTAATCAACTAGAAATTTCGTTTAGATTGAATGACGGTTTATTCATCATGGAAATCGCGGATAATGGTAAAGGATTTAGGAAAGAAAATGTTTGTGGCAACGGCCTTCGGAATATGGAAAGGCGGATGAAAGAATCCTCTGGCAGTTTTGAAATAATATCCGGGGAAAAAGGAACATCTGTTTACTGTAAGATCAGTGTTTAA
- a CDS encoding phosphatase PAP2 family protein: MKTTINNSFEDFKKTLSNSIELQQEFQTDPIKALNNFEVKNPKETDSWIYRIIVLMLGLSIIAIIVGLILLAFWDRRNPDSQLITIFATISSGAISALAGLLAPSPNK, encoded by the coding sequence ATGAAAACTACAATTAATAACAGTTTTGAAGACTTTAAAAAAACATTAAGCAACAGCATTGAACTGCAACAGGAATTTCAGACAGATCCGATAAAGGCACTGAACAATTTTGAGGTTAAAAATCCGAAAGAGACAGATTCCTGGATATACAGAATTATTGTTTTGATGCTTGGCTTGTCTATCATTGCAATTATAGTAGGATTAATACTCCTTGCGTTTTGGGATCGCAGAAATCCAGACAGTCAACTGATAACCATTTTTGCTACAATTTCTTCCGGAGCAATAAGTGCTTTAGCCGGCCTTCTGGCTCCATCACCCAATAAATAA
- the eno gene encoding phosphopyruvate hydratase, with product MSYISYIEARQILDSRGNPTVEVDVFTESGAMGRAAVPSGASTGEHEAVELRDGGSEWMGKGVSKAVENVREVIAPELVGLPVYDQNLLDQIMIDLDGTKNKGNIGANAILGVSLAAAKAAAAELKMPLYKYIGGVNANTLPVPMMNVINGGSHSDAPIAFQEFMVMPVKADSFSHALRKGTEIFHNLKAILHSRGLSTAVGDEGGFAPTFKGTEDALDTLLQAIEKAGYKPGDDVMIALDCAASEFYKDGIYDYRKFQTPDAAQFSSSEQVSYLAELANKYPIISIEDGMQENDWEGWKMLTDKIGDRVQLVGDDLFVTNVERLKRGVDEGIANSILVKVNQIGSLSETMAAVQMAQHNKFTSVMSHRSGETEDSTIADLAVAMNCGQIKTGSASRSDRMAKYNQLIRIEEALGETAYFPGLDAFKIKR from the coding sequence ATGAGTTACATTTCTTACATAGAAGCAAGACAGATTTTGGATTCAAGAGGAAATCCTACAGTTGAAGTTGATGTATTTACAGAAAGTGGCGCGATGGGTCGTGCTGCAGTACCTTCTGGAGCATCTACCGGAGAACATGAAGCAGTAGAATTGCGTGATGGTGGTTCTGAGTGGATGGGAAAAGGTGTTTCCAAAGCTGTAGAAAATGTAAGAGAAGTAATCGCTCCTGAATTGGTGGGTCTTCCGGTTTATGATCAGAATCTTTTAGATCAGATCATGATCGATTTAGACGGAACCAAAAATAAAGGAAATATTGGTGCTAATGCAATTCTTGGTGTTTCTTTAGCTGCTGCAAAAGCTGCTGCTGCTGAACTAAAAATGCCGTTATACAAATACATTGGTGGTGTAAATGCAAATACACTTCCTGTTCCGATGATGAATGTAATCAACGGTGGATCTCACTCAGATGCGCCGATTGCTTTCCAGGAATTTATGGTAATGCCGGTAAAAGCAGATTCTTTTTCTCACGCATTGAGAAAAGGAACTGAGATCTTCCACAACCTTAAAGCGATTCTTCATTCTAGAGGTTTGTCTACTGCAGTAGGTGACGAAGGTGGTTTTGCGCCAACTTTCAAAGGAACCGAAGATGCTTTAGATACTTTACTTCAGGCAATCGAAAAAGCTGGTTACAAACCGGGAGACGATGTGATGATCGCATTAGATTGTGCAGCTTCAGAATTTTATAAGGATGGAATTTACGATTACAGAAAATTCCAGACTCCTGATGCAGCTCAGTTCTCAAGCAGCGAGCAGGTATCTTATTTAGCTGAATTGGCAAATAAATACCCAATCATCTCTATCGAAGACGGTATGCAGGAAAATGACTGGGAAGGTTGGAAAATGTTAACTGATAAAATCGGCGACAGAGTACAATTGGTTGGTGACGATTTATTTGTAACCAATGTTGAGAGATTGAAAAGAGGAGTAGACGAAGGAATTGCAAATTCAATTTTAGTAAAAGTAAATCAAATTGGTTCTCTTTCTGAAACAATGGCGGCAGTACAAATGGCTCAGCACAATAAGTTTACCTCAGTAATGTCTCACAGATCAGGTGAAACTGAAGATTCTACGATTGCTGATTTGGCAGTAGCGATGAATTGTGGCCAGATCAAAACCGGTTCTGCATCAAGATCAGACAGAATGGCGAAATACAATCAATTAATCAGGATAGAAGAAGCGTTGGGTGAGACTGCATATTTCCCTGGATTAGACGCCTTTAAAATAAAAAGATAA